In Halobaculum sp. MBLA0147, the genomic window CGGTCAGTGCGTAGCTGTCGAGCCGCTCGAGATCGTCCTCAACCCGGTCCCAGTCGTGTGTGGCACCGACCGCTCGAAGACCGACGTTCGTCAACACACGGAAGAACAGCCAGTTACAGTCGTGTAACTCGGCGTCGTTGATCTGACCGAGCCACGAGGCGACACGACGCCGTTCGTCGACCGCGAGTGGAGTCCAGAGTTCGTCGGGAATGAGTGCCAGCGCGACGCCGATCGCCGCCATCTCGACATGCTGTTGATCGTAGTCTCCTGCAGTCCCCCAGTACTCTGCGTGCTCGGGCGTACAGCCGTTGACCAACCCGGTCCGAAACCGGTCCCAGTCGTCGAACGAGTACCCACCGGCAGCGAGAGGCGCGACACCCCACAACAACCGTGAGAACCCTTCGAGCTGAGCGTCCCGCTCCGGGTAAAATGCGCCAGTCACTCCCGGAGTGACACGCGCGTTCCCACTGCTGAAGTGCGACTGCAGTGGCTCGTACAGGTCGTGGAACAGTTCTCGAAAGTCGCTGCGGCTCTGAAGGGGGGCGTCCCCAGCGGGGACATTCATACGAATGGCACCGCACGACGAGCGCTTAGATTTTGTGGCGAGAACTCCGTCACCGGACGTAACTTGGAGGGGATTCGTACACTGTCCGTCGATTCTGGTAGGCGTGAAGATTCGACGAGGACGACTGGTCAACCTCCTTTCTGGCGCGTTCGGCACCTTCGGCGACCACCATGGCACTGAGTAATCCACGCAGGTCGTCCATGTCCTCCGTCTCGAGGGACCGGAGCGTGTCGTCTATGTCGAGTGGGATCTCGTCGTGTGCTTCCTCCCGATTCGTCTCCGTACTCTCGAGTTCTCGTTTCAGGCGGTCACACTTGGACTCCAACTCGTCGATCTTCTGATGACAGCTGGGTGGGTTCGGGAGCCGGTGATAGGACTGTATGAGTTTGTAGTGGACCCACGAGAGGAGTAACTCCTGTTCAAATAAGCGAACCGCACTCACACAAGAGATGGGAGTCGGTTTGACCGGTGGGTGCCCACGTCTGCTATTTAATTGTTATGTGACTGTGTGCGAGGCGTGATGGTCCAAGCGTTCAAGTAGTGCAAGCATATAACATTAATACCGGGTGCATTCCACATACCAGAACATCGTGTGCCTGCACGTTACTGGTGTGGTGCTTCCCCGAGCCTTGCACCCGGTTGCTGACGGTGTAGTGAGCGGTAGCTGTCGGTGAGCAACTGTCGGATACGTGGGAGTTCAGGTAGCGCGTGTGGTCTATCCGTCTGACTCGTTGCACTCGTTGAGTTATTTGCTACCACCCCAGCAGCAGGATCGTGACCAGTAGTCTGTACCGTACTGAGGCACACCGACAATCTCGTTCACCTCTGTCGACGAGGTGCTCAAATTGTTCGCGTGGTGTACTCTCTGAGACTGAGTGGAGGACCACTCTTTCACTCGGTCAGGCCAACGTCTGTTCCCAATGAATGGACAGAACTCTTGGATAGCATCCCACGCTTGTGGTCGGGGTGTGAGGTCTTCTGACCGGGGTGGCTCACGATGGTCTCAGACGGGCAGACCTACGAATATATACTATTTCTCATACTTCTGCTTCCGGAGGAGACACTGGCCTTCAAAAGTGCAAGCGTGCGAACACATAAGCAACCTGGCACTCAACACCCGCATTGTTAAACCACTCAGCGATCTCGGAGATGAAAAGCGGTTGAATATATCCGTTTGTTTATTTTATTTCTTTATATTAAACTGTAAAACTGAGTTTTGTCTAGAAAATATAGGAATCTATATGACAATCTATTTACGGAGAGTTCGGTGAGACTACCGCGGCGTTTCTATCCGTCTAGTTATGGTAGTTGGCACTGGGAGAGTATGCTGGTTGGATCGGTGTCTCGGAGGGACTCGTAAGCGGTGTCGCGGTCGGCTGGACGAGGGGAGGCTGGGGGTCGATGGGGAAGACTCCGGGGGAAGGCCTCATGTAGGGTCCTCGTCCAGCATCGTGTGTATCTTGCTTCACGACTTAATAGCTCTGTGGATGGGCAGTGCGGTGGACTTCCCCGCGGGTGTTTTGAGCGGGTCAACAATAGGCAAGTAGTCGATCGATGGTCCAGCGGACGTGGGTTCGTGTCCTCCAATGGGCGGTCACTCCCTCGCGTGCGAAGAGATACATCTCGACAGCACATGCTGTCCAGATACGTGTATGCGAGTCTCCCTGAGTTATCGGGGCATCGCGTCCTTCCGAGGCGAACGGCATGTCTCCAGCCGACTGCAGACTGTGTGCGGTGAGTGTGATGATGTCCGGCCCTGATCCTACTACTCCGTCATCGGATGACCAAGGAGTAGAGTACGCGACACCGACGAGCGAGTACCTCCGACAGCGACTCCAGACGATGGATCCGTCGCACTTCGAAGAGTTCGTAGCGGATGCCTGGGGAGAACTCGGCTGGGAGACGCGGACTGTCGGCGAGCCCGGGGACCGCGGCATCGACGTGATCGCGACGGATGGTGATGGAAAGCAACTCATCCAAGCGAAGCGATACGGGCCTGAGACGACCGTGGGATCGCCGGAGGTCCAACAGTATGCAAGTCTTCAACTCCAGGAAAACGGTGTTGATGACGTGGTGATCGTCACAACGGAGACGTTCTCACAGCAGGCAAGGCCGCTCGCTTCAGAGCTGGATGTGACACTCGTCGACGACGAGACGTTGCTGGAGATGCCAGATGAACTGGAGGGGTATGAAGTGTTTGTCGAGCACTTCGATG contains:
- a CDS encoding restriction endonuclease translates to MMSGPDPTTPSSDDQGVEYATPTSEYLRQRLQTMDPSHFEEFVADAWGELGWETRTVGEPGDRGIDVIATDGDGKQLIQAKRYGPETTVGSPEVQQYASLQLQENGVDDVVIVTTETFSQQARPLASELDVTLVDDETLLEMPDELEGYEVFVEHFDDIHVAGDEHSRGGMTGTEAGVMNRLREWLGW